The genomic region ccaaaaaagaaaaaaaaaaaaccactcCTCTCTCCTTCTGCCACGTGGTTCACCTTCTCCACAGTGTGAACAAgagaaatgaaaacaaaaagaaaaggtatatAGATTTGAGCAACAAGAATAGAATATTATACTTtaaaatggaagaattaaAAGATTGTACTATAAACAATACGGTCCATAAATACCAAACCACAAGTCAAAAATATActcgtatatatatatatatatagctaaAACCTCTAACTATATTAACTAAACCCAAGAGctcttttcttgcttttgctGTCTATCTATTTCCATCTCTTTCTCTCCCATGGAATGGACTAGAGGGCCTGTTATTGGCCGTGGCTCCACCGCCACAGTCTCCTTAGCCACCTCTGTTTTTTCCGGTGAGCTTTTCGCCCTGAAGTCTACTGAGCTATCTAAGTCTATGTTCCTCCAGAAAGAGCAGTCTTTTCTATCTAAGATTAACTCCCCTCATATTGTCAAGTACATAGGCTATGATATTACTAATGAAAATACTCAGTCTCTGTATAACATTTGCTTGGAGTATGTTCCTGGAGGCACTCTTCATGATGTGATTTTGAGACATGGTGGTCAGTTAGATGAGCCCATGATCGGATCATACACGAGAAACATCTTGCAGGGTTTAGATTACTTGCATAGAAATATTGGATTGGTGCATTGTGACATCAAGAGCAAGAATGTTTTGATAAGTAAAGATGGAGCGAAGATTGCTGATTTTGGCTGTGCTAAATTTGTTGAGCAAGTAGCTAGAAATGGAGGCGGTGACGCGTCTGCCTTTTCGGGTACACCGGCGTTCATGTCACCGGAGGTGGCAAGAGGAGAAGAACAAGGATTCCCTGCTGATATATGGGCTGTAGGTTGCACAGTTATAGAAATGGCAACTGGAAGTATTCCATGGGCAGAGATCATGAAAAATGATGATCCCTTATCAGTTCTTTACAGGATTGGATTTTCTAGTGAGGCTCCTGAGTTTCCTAGTTGGTTATCAGAAAAGGGCAAGGATTTCTTGAGCAAATGTTTAAGAAGAGATTCAAAAGAGAGATGGACTGCCAAAGAATTACTTGACCATCCATTTCTTGGTGAACTAGAGTTGGAATTGAAGGATGTCGATTATCAGAGTTCTCCAAGTTGCGTCCTGGATCAAGATTTCTGGAATTCAATGGATGCATTTGAAAGTCCTCAGGATTTGACACCTGAACGTTTTTCGAGTTTGAATAATTCTCCGGCTGAGAGGATCAATAGATTGATAGGAAGTAATTCTCTATTAGTTGCTGATGTACCCAACTGGAGTTTGGAAGAGGATTGGATCACTGTTAGAAGTAATGAATTTGAGGAGAATGATGTGATCTTGGTGAATACAGCTTCAGTTCCAAATGAATTTTTGATCTCAGATTCAATTCTTTACGAGCAACAGCCTGAAAGCTCAATTTTTATTGAAGATTTGTTATTGGAATTCTttcttgaaaatgaaaatattagtAGTGATAATGATGTTAGTACTAGTGAAGGATATAATCCTGTATCAGAAGAAAATCTCAATTTTGAGACAGATAATGAAAAATCTTGTCTTATTTTAATCTTGTTTTGTTTCTCTGTGTTTCTCTTGTTATCCTGGCAAATATTTTCCATTACTTGGCAAGCTAACTGCCACATTGATTTTCTAGTTAAGCAGATTAGACAGGCATATACCGTTCCTCTGCTTTACATTTATTGTTCTCGATTTTTGTAAGCCTAGTTTTGTTTTGACTACTACAGACCCACCTCGGGACATGAGAGCCCTTAGCCACCAGTCTACATGCGTGGTGATTAAGGGTGAGGTTAGTTGATAAGTGCATTAGCTCACATCTTCTTCATCAatgatcaaattataaaaatggaGTATCAGTTTTATCCTGTTCTTGCTTATGtttctttatctattttttttaatttcaacatGGATGATATATCTAGATCTCCCTCTAGATAAATTTAATACAGCTCAAAAATTGActtctaataatattttaacaaaaaaaaaaaaaaaaaagaagaagaagagaagaagtcTATCTATATGGGTCAATCTTGCATTTAATACAGTTTAAAAATTGACTTCTAATAATactgtttgtttgtttgtttgtttgttaaaGAAAGAAGTCTCTCTGTATATGGATGAATCTTGCATTTGGCACAACTGGCCAATAGTGTGAAAAGAGAAGACCACCTTATCTTATTAGGTCGAGTGAAGATGTTTACAAAGTCAATGTCGGCTTCACTTGCCTGCCCTTTAGAAGGGTCATCTGGAACAAAGTCATGTAACATGCTCCACGGTCCAACCTAGGTTGGCCTTTATGGGACTTGGTCGGTTCCACAGGTCTGGAGCCACCACCCAGTGTGGACCTTGATGCAGTCTGTCTGATAAATGCAAGTTTGAATCGGCTCCACCATACTAGTGGGGTTCGTTAACTTTCTCTTTGCCAGTGAAGGTGTAGGAGTTTGGGTTCccacttaaaaaattatatgagaGTTATTAGTTGCCTAGTCTTCTCAAAGCCACATTGGTCCATTATTTGGGATCATATAGGACCAATCACTTGTTAAAGAAAGATTCTCCAAAATCATGCAATTTCTcagtacatatatatatataccatgAGCTTAAATTTCGTAATTGAGACATGCTTTCTCATTTGCTTTTCTTTCCAAGAAATCATAATCTTTTGAGGGTACATACTAAACACTATTTCTTTTacctttcaattttaaaatttgaaatttggtACCTTAGATGCCgatctcctttcttttttcttttgccatGAGTTGCatcaattatttatgttatgaTAAAGTAGGGTTTTGACTTTATTTAAAGTCTAagatattaattaacaaaagtccattactaattaaaatgataaaccatccaaTGTGAAAAGTAGAGACTTAGATTAGGCAAGTGGAAAAGTCAGCTGCCTTTTATTTAGGCAAGTGGGACAGACAACATGagtgaattattattattattattattattatatgccTACAAGTAGACTTTCATGATCAGAAAGGTTGCTCTTGTTGACTGTATGTGCAAAGAATACAATTATGGAATGGTGCTTGCAAATGgattaatctattttttgaaaaattaaacaattgtCACTTAGTTgaccatttttcttcttaattattattactattataattataatatgtgCCTAACTTGGTCAAGTGCCTATGCATGTTGATGATGCTAGCTTCGTTTTTCAATCATTTATACcattatcttatttttctcaCTCGTACAAGTTTGTtcgaaaatataaaaagtttcccaactaaaagaatttgagaaaagtaccaaaaaatatatatgcatatgGTTTGACTTTTTCCAAAATTAAGCtcttttatttaacaaatcaTTGTTTAGTTTGTTAGTAAAATTTaggatattattattaacattattaatttttaccgATATAGTCAGCCAATgtgattcattattttttattttgcatatttttttatgagatAAGTACATCAAAATACTTTGtagttttatcattttataattttcagtatgtagttattttcatataaaaagagatatataGTTGCGAATtgtgataaaaaaagatattttaccgttaaaaattatagatttaCAAGGATTTAGCCATCTTCGCTCTGATCAtccatcattattatatttctcatatttgataatatggtTTTAGAGTTTAACAATTGAAAATGTCATTGTTTAATcgttaaattaatattatcagattaataattttttaaattatgttttaacgatcaaatattgtaattataaattataaaatttcaaatttgtgTCATCAAATACtaacataataatattagcCGACCGATATAAAGATGACTGAATTATTATAAATCGAAAACTTTTTAGGATTGTCACGATTTATAATCACATAGtacttttatatgtttattccTATAAATATCACCAATATAAACTAACaatgattatataaatatactaaattttgCTAACGAACTAATTTACAgttacttaaaatttaaaaaatcgtCAATCTgcaattatactttttataaaaaaaattgaatggtATGCAACTGATGTCCATGTTccatttcttcattttccatGAACGGTAGTTTGATTCTATAATTTAGTGGGCGTACGGActgttttattttcaagaattGCTGCTCTCTCATCCAAACTTCTATGCATAGGATTCCTATTTTAAGTGGAGCTTTGAAAGGTCAAGgctatcaacttaatgatatGAATCTATGACCATGACTCGGCCATTTTAACTATTGGAGTGCGTTCTTAGCACTAAAAATTACACAAAAGAGCACCACAGTTATGGAATAGTAGTTTCTGCTCTTATTAAACTACTAAACTCGCATGCTGTTTTTTCAATTATGGGTGAATAAAGTGGAGGCTCGAACCTGAACGTTCATCGGAACTTTATAAGcgttaattaatttgataaatataaatattaatagaaattatcTCCACAATTAGTGTATTGAATTTCAAGTCATAAAATAGATCAGTAAAGAATACgattgagaaataaagactGGAGACTCCACTTTTTTGGCTGGTTTTAACCTTTTTAAGCAACATCGAATGTAGCCCTTCCCTCCCTTGTCTTTCTTTTGGAAACAGTTTCTGGGTCTTtagcttttgtttttttcagTGTCTTCCGCTCTCCTGCTTTTCTTGCCTTCGCAATCCTTTCTTGATCTTTTCACCTCTTCCAGCTCCTTCCTTACCAGATAAAGCTCTTTGATATAATAGTGAAGCCTGTCTGTCATCATTGCAAGGAACAGAGAAAACCCTGCAAATACTCACCATTGTATCTTATATTGCAACTTCTTAACTATTGGAAATAGAAATAGGGTACATGAATCTTGCGGTGCTATTCAAGCAATTTGCATTATGGAGGGTTCATAACAATCATTTGTAAATTACTATTACGCCTTTCGGCAGGATATTAGGCCTGACTCGCCCTTTATGGACTAACCTTGCGGAAAATCCCTTCAGATTTCAGGACATTAGTTAGACTTATCGTGCTAGATTTTATGACTGTACTAAAAATCATGCAAAATGTAAATAGAGCTTCCTCATCAGGAAATGCTTATAAGAAGAATTCCACCTGCTgagtaattaatagaaaaccCCTTAATCTGAGATGACTTCTTATAcctttcaagaaaaatatatgtaacAACATTTGACAGAAAAGGGCATAATATTAACAACTCTTTTAGCATATTGAGCAATAAAAAGGCTTAGCCTGCTAATGACATGACATCTATGTGCACGGGTGCGCCAATACAAAATTCTCCATTCGATTGTTGGTGTACTTGGGTGCACAAGTGCTTGCTTAATAGGCTTCCAAAtgtttattattcttaatttgttCTTGGTGCACACAGCTCTCCAATTCTTGATGATATGATTTGATATTTCGTCAGGATCACAAACTCCTTGTCAGACTTGAAAAATGTAAGTCctaaaattctaaaactaaaagatatagatatttaattgACATATGTAGTACTATAGGGCACTTATTAATTACCCATTAGAGATGCCTCCAAAAGTCTTTGAGCCATAAGAACCTCATCAGTAGAATTCATAACACCAGATTCCATAGAACGTCTCCGAATTTCCATTACACTGTACAAGACAGCACTAAACACCACAAGCAAGGTTGCTGCCACAGTTTTTGCCACCAAAGGCCCTCTTCCTCGCTTCAACTGATCTATCCCTACAATCAACAGCTTTCTTAGAGGGCTTCTGAATAAGAGGGTTAAAATTACACCCATTTCAGCAAATACAAGCGAAAACAAAGTACTAATCATGCCTACAGATTTctagttaaaagaaattgcaGGGATGTTAAGGGGTTGAAACTGGTGTGATTGAAGAATGTGCCTAGAAAATAAGATGGTTTGTGTGTTGTGTTATGTGCGGTTTTCAAGACTTCAGAATGTAGTGAAAGAATAGAATATCTTTGTTGTGGGAAATCAACTGGTATAAGTTAAAGAGATGCAAAGGGAGGCTTTCTGTGCATTTGGTAAGGGTGAATCTCATAAAGCTGATCATTACTTTGTGCAGTAAGGTGCCAATGTCATCAGGTTCATCCATTGGTTTTATGAGATTAGCAGAAACACATTAAAAAAACAAGGGAAAGTCGACAAATGGAAAATCTTGTTGTAAATCTAAGACCCATTAAGTTTTGTAGGAAcattgagtttttttttttatttaattatgtcaCAGATATTCTACATTAACACTTAAAGATTGAACAAATTATGGAACAAAATAGTCACACTTAAGGATTTGgacttttgtttttccttcCAAAACAAGACTCCTAAACAGCTATCCATCAGCAGCAGATAGGTATTTATCACAAACTATGGTACAGATTGCCAATAGATTATGATCTAAAGATGGCTAAGAgataattaacataattaagtAAAGATTGGGTCTAACTCACAATAGCCACATCCGAGAAAATTAAACTGGAGACCATTCTCAACTAGCTTAACCATCAAGTTAAAGTATATAGGCACCCAGTCAAATCTCATTTGTCAAGTAATGCTAACTTAACTCTTAAAACACTGCCTAATCCCTTActtaaatatctaatttagGTATCGGAGTAGTTATCTAGGTACCCTTATTTTAGATACATAGCATATCTCCAAGTACACTCCCCACAGGCGGCGCCATCTCCTTGGCTTGGCATCTCTCCCTCCAAATCTGTTCGAATCAGCTCTGCCACCATAAGAATCTTGATACTGCTTCTGGCTAGTTCCTCGGTTTTTCATTATGAACTCACGCATTCCATCCTCTATACGAATGCGAATCTGTGTTGTGGTCATCAGAGATGAGATCGTCTTAGGAGTTTTGGACAGCAGCTGCTTCCTCAAATCTTCACTGGCAGTTCCAGTTAGCATTGCCGTGTAGACAATCTCCATATTCAGGTCATCAATCTGCTGACGGAGAGCTGTTTAACTGTCCTGTTTTAGAGATCCTAGATCGGCAAGAATGTATCGATGATGTTTCTTTAATGAACTAATTAAGtgataatgaaaaaataatagtggATTTGACGGTTAAAAACAGTGGAGCTGATTCACAAGTGTGAGCTTTCTGTTACTTCTGTCAAAACTGAAATTGAACTTTTTATGAACATGTCTAGATTTTAGaccaaaacaaaattttataatgtatttaatatttttacaaatagaTAACTATAATTCTGTTATTTCAGTTAAACAAAATCTTTTTATCTTAGAATCAAAGAAACCAAAGTAATTTCAgttcttaaaaagaataaaccaaaaatcaaaagataTAAACAGAACCGAGTgtcaatttgtttttttttttcttgctttctcTTTTGATTGATCTGAAATTTTGTTCACCCTTACTTCTTCATATTCCAGCACAGTATGTTGTGTGGATGATGAGGGAGGTGGTCACGGCGGAGGGGATGGCGTCTCCGGTGGTTGTATTTTATTTGGAATAATTTGTCTATtttttagagaaagaaaaaaatgtatgGATCCTACAATTGACCCAAGTGGtaataattaagatttaatctattcatttgaaaaatatttaggatggattcaaaattaatatctGAATTGTCATTCTCTTGAAGATATTTCAAACACATcctaaaatagaaatttttaaataaattatattctatatacaaaattataattttttttattaaaattaacaggCCGTGATTCACTTATTTGGAATGTTGCATTTATATTGCTAAAATTagaagaattttattatttttttacaagaaaggtattttaagagaaataataataaaaagtagtgatattaactaaaattatattttttatttttaaaatcaattatatcttttaatctGATTCTggagtaaattaaaaataaattattattttcagataaaaataataataaaattttaatcacaataagttaataataattatataataatcaatataaatataacactgctaaaatatgtgtaaaataaataaataaaataaaagagaaaattgagCAATTCATATCTGAAATTTCGTAGAATCCACAAAAAGTAACTGTTTAAAACTGTTATTGTTTTCAAGAGAAAAGCGAACGAAACGACGGCGTTGCATGTGCGTGAGTGTGTTTTTGTAGTGTCTGTAACTCTCTAGTCCGCCACTACCAGTGGGAAGTCGAAGGTTCTGAAAGAGCTGCAAATGCAAATGGAGGCGGCGCCATTTTCTTCGTCTTATTCATCAAAACTTACAAATCTACCctcttcctcctcctcctcatcACCATCATATTCTCTCATTTCACTTCCTAATAATCTCTACAAAAATCGATCAAAGTTCAAACCTCCACGAAACCTCTCAGTTCGCGCCTCTTCTACTTCTGATTCtggtctctctctctctctctctctctctaattaCACTATTCAACATAACGATTATaatactttcttcttcttttgttaaCAAAAAGTTTTAATCTTTGCAGTAGTGACTTTGCTTGATTATGGAGCTGGAAATGTGCGTAGCGTTAGAAATGCAATTCGGTATCTCGGCTTCCAAATCAAAGACGTACACtctcttttgttattatttattttatttaaaattctaaattgagtttttgaaaattaaaggcattGATCGAGTTTGTGGGTTGCAGGTGCAAAGTCCAGCAGATATCTTAAATGCAAAACGTCTTATCTTTCCTGGTGTCGGGGCTTTTGCTCCCGCTATTGATTTTCTTAACAACACTGGGTACGTTATTATTTGCATTTCTTCTTAATGATTTCTAGACGTACACTAGAGGGCCGTGTTTGTGTTTAGCTACATATTACATTAAACAGAATATTGATTATCATACAAAATCATATTTTGGCTTCAACAAATGTTCAGCTTGTTTTGGAGTTTCGTGGTTATACAAGTTATACGAAATACATTGAAATTGTGTTTTTGCTTTGATTATGTGCAGAATGGCTGAAGCATTGTCTACTTATATTGAGAAGGACCGTCCTTTTTTAGGGATTTGTCTTGGACTTCAGCTTCTTTTTGAGTCCAGTGACGAGAATGGTCCTGGTAGGTGTTTGTTCTTTCATTTTGACCTCTATTACAAGTTTGGATAATTTTTAAGGTATGCTAATATGGCATGGTGGTGGTACTtcgataattttatattcttttcttgtgtAGATAACCCAATTGTcaaattatagaattttaatttatattcttttcttgtgtAGATAACCCAATTGTcaaattatagaattttaaagcTTAGGTTGAGAACTTTTctttactgttttttttttttctcttttccacAATGGCATCATCATAATTATCGCCCAAATTACAAGTTCTGTTAAACATACATATGCACTGAGTAGTTCAGTAGagcttctttttatttttttattttttgctctGACACATGGCATTTGGATTAGATTTATTCCTTTCtctacttttttctttttctttttgggtttgtCATCTGAATTTGCAGTTGTACATTTGTCTCAGTGAAGGGTCTTGGCTTGATTCCTGGTGTGGTGGGGCGTTTTGACTCATCAAATGGTTTCAGAGTACCGCATATTGGCTGGAATGCTTTGCAAATTGCTAATGACTCTGAAATTTTGGATGATATTGGAAACCACCATGTCTATTTTGTCCACTCTTATCGGGCTATGCCGGTATGTTTTCTCTGTCTTCATCTTTTCAATATTGTAAACAGGTATATTGCATATGCACACCCATTTGCATCTGATATGCTGACCTAAAGCTTTCTACACTCCTTTGCAGTCtcatgaaaataaagattggATTTCCTCTACCTGCAATTATGGTGACAACTTCATTGCATCGGTTAGAAGAGGAAATGTCCATGCTGTTCAATTCCATCCAGAGAAGAGTGGAGGCTAGTAATCCCTTTTTTGAATTTGTTCTTCTGTCTTTCAcgtttttttaaataatgttGAATTATTTGCTCTGTACCACTGATAATTAAGAATGATGCATATGTGCACCATCTTATTCTTCGGGGAGACTAAATATGTAGgtgcaatttcttttttctattgaaAGTTTACTGCCAATACCTTCTTCTGTTGTAATGTTTGAACTCTTGATGCTGTGAAACAAATGCTGGTAGTGAAAATTTCTCAAGTTTTGCTCCTCTCTcacctctctctttctttcttctcttgcTTCCTCCGGGGATTAAGTGGACAGTTATCCATGTGCAACTGTGATTGCATTgcagcaatttttttttctaaattggTTTCTCTACTGACATCATAAGTTCCAAAATGGCCAGTGCAGATGTTGGTCTTACTGTACTGAGAAGATTTTTGCTCCCAATGTCATCTTTAACAAAGGTAGAGGGGTTGTGTCATTGAAATCTCTGCATCTTCGCTGTCTCTTAACTTCTTTCTTAGGCCGtctaatgaaattaaaacttcTTTTGAAGACAGAAGCCTACTGAAGGGAAGGCATCAAAACTTGCAAAGAGGGTAATATTTGTGAAACCTAATAgttcattatttgtttaaagTCTGTCTCATCTTCTCAAACCCATTTTTTCTTGACCACTTATTATAGGTGGACCCAGACAGCTGTTGTATTTTCTGTTATAACATTCTTTTTGGTCTCATTGAATTGAATATACTTGTTTAAAGGTTCTAGCTTAGCAATACTGCATTTTTCCAGGTAATTGCTTGTCTTGATGTGAGGACAAATGATAAAGGAGATCTTGTTGTAACCAAAGGAGACCAGTATGATGTAAGAGAacatacaaaagaaaatgaggtACAGTAAAAAAACTTTACCTGTTTAAGCTGTTATGGGTTCCAAGTTCTTACAGTTTGATCTGTGGCAAACAATCATACTCAGTAAAAGAAATGTAATAGAGATGATAAATCACGCAAAGATTATCGAGTCTTGATAATTGCAAAAGTcaacaaatttattattgtatttgcaATCCCTTACATTCCTTCCACTCCCTCCCCCCagcaattattaaattaatattaaaagaagcaaaagTTGGCGTGGGGGTTGGATATGTCTATTCATGAGTGCTTTTGTTACATGCTCATGTTGTCTTGTTGATGACCTTCTTAAATTCTCAATTATTTCTGCGTAAATTTCCTTCTCAAACATGTAATGCAACGTGATTTAGTTAAGGTTGTATTGTCTGGTTTTGGCAGAATATTGTTTTGTTACTTGAAAATTGTCAAGGAACCATTACACCCAAAAACTTAAGATGTTAGGTAAGGCTCCAAGAATAGTTTTATATCTCAACACATCCCAGCACGCGAATGTCATTGGGCTTGAAGCGTGAATAAACATAGGCCCACTTTACCTTGTACATAAATGTTTAATTCATAATGTGGGAGTAGCCAAGGATCAAACTCTGACCTTTCAATCATAGATGCTC from Ricinus communis isolate WT05 ecotype wild-type chromosome 9, ASM1957865v1, whole genome shotgun sequence harbors:
- the LOC8266251 gene encoding mitogen-activated protein kinase kinase kinase 18 translates to MEWTRGPVIGRGSTATVSLATSVFSGELFALKSTELSKSMFLQKEQSFLSKINSPHIVKYIGYDITNENTQSLYNICLEYVPGGTLHDVILRHGGQLDEPMIGSYTRNILQGLDYLHRNIGLVHCDIKSKNVLISKDGAKIADFGCAKFVEQVARNGGGDASAFSGTPAFMSPEVARGEEQGFPADIWAVGCTVIEMATGSIPWAEIMKNDDPLSVLYRIGFSSEAPEFPSWLSEKGKDFLSKCLRRDSKERWTAKELLDHPFLGELELELKDVDYQSSPSCVLDQDFWNSMDAFESPQDLTPERFSSLNNSPAERINRLIGSNSLLVADVPNWSLEEDWITVRSNEFEENDVILVNTASVPNEFLISDSILYEQQPESSIFIEDLLLEFFLENENISSDNDVSTSEGYNPVSEENLNFETDNEKSCLILILFCFSVFLLLSWQIFSITWQANCHIDFLVKQIRQAYTVPLLYIYCSRFL
- the LOC8266248 gene encoding imidazole glycerol phosphate synthase hisHF, chloroplastic, whose amino-acid sequence is MQMEAAPFSSSYSSKLTNLPSSSSSSSPSYSLISLPNNLYKNRSKFKPPRNLSVRASSTSDSVVTLLDYGAGNVRSVRNAIRYLGFQIKDVQSPADILNAKRLIFPGVGAFAPAIDFLNNTGMAEALSTYIEKDRPFLGICLGLQLLFESSDENGPVKGLGLIPGVVGRFDSSNGFRVPHIGWNALQIANDSEILDDIGNHHVYFVHSYRAMPSHENKDWISSTCNYGDNFIASVRRGNVHAVQFHPEKSGDVGLTVLRRFLLPMSSLTKKPTEGKASKLAKRVIACLDVRTNDKGDLVVTKGDQYDVREHTKENEVRNLGKPVELAGQYYKDGADEVSFLNITAFRDFPLGDLPMLQVLRCTSENVFVPLTVGGGIRDFTDANGRYYSSLEVASEYFRSGADKISIGSDAVYAAEEYIRTKVKTGKSSIEQISRVYGNQAVVVSIDPRRVYLKSPSDVEFKAVRVTKPGPNGEEYAWYQCTVSGGREGRPIGAYELAKAVEELGAGEILLNCIDCDGQGKGFDIDLIQLISDAVSIPVIASSGAGAAEHFTEVFNKTNASAALAAGIFHRKEVPIQSVKEHLLKEGIEVRI
- the LOC8266249 gene encoding uncharacterized protein LOC8266249, translating into MISTLFSLVFAEMGVILTLLFRSPLRKLLIVGIDQLKRGRGPLVAKTVAATLLVVFSAVLYSVMEIRRRSMESGVMNSTDEVLMAQRLLEASLMGFSLFLAMMTDRLHYYIKELYLVRKELEEVKRSRKDCEGKKSRRAEDTEKNKS